ACTCGACAGATCGAGTCAGCGGCTGCATCTTGTCGATTGGGCGCGCCTGATGAAGAGGCGCTCAGGGTTGCTGGTCAACGACCGGGTCCACGCCACAGCGAAGGGCTATAGGACGCGGGCACGCCTGATCAGCCAGCAAGCACTCACTCTGGCCCAGCAGCCGTAGCTCACGGACGCCGCGCGCGAGCCGAGCGGTGGATTCGATTCCCCCCACGCTTCTGCGGGTACAGTCGCCTTGGTGTTGCCAACGGGAGGACCGGTTGTTTGTGAGACGGCGGATCGCAGTCGTTGACCCCGCCTACCGTGACTAGGGCTTCGATGCCACCGATCATTGGTCAGGCGATCCGGTTCGTCACCGTGGGGCTCGCGAGCGCCGCCGTGGACTTCTGCTTTCTGTACCTCCTACACGGAGTGCTCGGACTAGCGGTCGCTCCCGCAGCCTTTCTCGCCTTCTGGTCGTCGTTCTTCGTCAACTTCGCATTGAACCGTTCCTGGTCCTTCGGAGCGCAGGCCTTCCGACCCGGCCCGCAGGTAGCGCGATTCGTGATCCTTGTTATCGCCAACAGCCTGGCCACAGTGGCAGCGGTAGCCGGTCTGGTGGCGATAGGCATTCCCTACCTTTACGCGAAGATCGTCACGCTGGCGTTCCTAGCGTGCTTGAACTTCTTCCTCCTGCGCTACTGGGTGTTCCGGGCGCCGACCGACGGTCCCGATTCGCCAATCGACGCCGCCTGTCAAGCGTCGTCCGCGAGCGTTCAGCCAAGCTTCAGGCCCGCTTCGGCGAGTTCAGAATCCGATCCCCCTTGACCTCGATCACGATCGGTTCGAGGGGAAGCGGGGCCGGCCCCCTCAACACCTCGCCAGTCGTGGATGAGTACTGGGAGCCGTGACATGGGCACAGGATCTTGTCGGGCGTTACCTCAGAGACAGTGCACCCTTGATGTGTGCAGATCGCTGAGAAGGCGTGGAAGTCCCCAGCCGTCGGCTGCGTGATGACGACCCACTTGTCAGGCACGACCAGACCGCCGCCCTCGGGCACATCGGACGTGAGCGCCAGCCCGGTCTGGCGCTCAGGAACGTCACTCGCGGCGGTCAAGTCATCGGGCGATTCGGACGGCTCGGAAACGCCCTGCCCACATGCGGCCAGGAGTCCAGTGGCCGCCGCACCCAGTATCAGCGCGCGCCTGTCGACAACGAAACCTTCGCGGGATCCAGATTCGGCAGGCTCTTGGTTCATCGAACTAGGGTGCCACGGAATCGAGGTCTCCGGCCAGAGCTGGAGCCAGCGTTCGCGCGAGAAACACGCCGGTATGCGATCCCGGCAATACCGCGATCTGTTCCGGCGTTCCAACGCCGACTACATGCCCACCACCCGAGCCGCCTTCGGGGCCCAGGTCGATGACCCAGTCAGCGGTCTTGATCACGTCCAAGTTGTGCTCAATGACGATGACCGTGTTGCCCTTGTCCACCAGTGACTGAAGGACGCCGAGCAGCTTGCGGATGTCCTCGAAGTGCAGGCCGGTGGTGGGCTCATCGAGTAAGTAGACGGTCCGCCCGGTCGAACGCTTGCGCAGTTCTGCGGCCAGCTTCACCCGCTGGGCCTCGCCGCCCGACAGCGTGGTCGCTGGTTGCCCCATCCGCACATATCCCAGGCCTACCTCCACCAGAGTCCGCAGGTGGCGGGCGATGGCCGGGACCGGTTCGAAGAACCCCAGCGCTTCCTCTATGGGCATCTGAAGGACTTCCGCGATCGTCCTTCCCTTGTAGTGCACCTCCAAGGTTTCCCGGTTGTACCGGGCGCCGTGACAAACATCGCAGGGCACGTAGACGTCGGGCAAGAAGTTCATCTCGATCCTCAAAGTCCCGTCGCCGGAGCATGCTTCGCAGCGGCCGCCTTTGACATTGAAGGAGAACCTGCCGGGCTGGTACCCGCGGACCTTCGCCTCCTTCGTCTCGGCGAACAGCCGCCGGACGTGATCGAACACGCCCGTGTAGGTCGCTGGGTTGGACCTCGGTGTGCGGCCGATGGGGCTCTGGTCGACGTGCACGACCTTGTCCACGTGCTCCAACCCATGGACCCGCCGGTGTCGGCCGGGGATCGTGCGAGCCGAGTTGATGTCGCGCGCGAGGACCTTGTAGAGCACGTCGTTCACCAGGCTGGACTTGCCCGAGCCGCTGACGCCGGTCACCGCGACCAGGCACCCCAGCGGGAACTCCACTGTCACATCCACCAGGTTGTGCTCACGAGCGTCCTCCACTCGCAGAGCCTGCCCCGGCGCGGGAACCCGCCGCGCGCCCGGCACGGGTATGCTGCGGCGCCCGGCCACGTAGTCCCCCGTTATCGAATGCGGCGACCCCGTCAGCTCCGGCAGGGGGCCACTGACGACGACTTGGCCGCCGTGCTCGCCAGCGCCGGGGCCAATGTCCACGATCCAGTCCGCACTCCTGATGGTTTCCTCATCGTGCTCGACGACTATGAGCGTGTTGCCCAGTTCCCTGAGCCTGAGCAAGGTCTCGATCAGCTTGCGGTTGTCCCGCTGATGCAGCCCAATGCTGGGCTCGTCCAGCACATAGAGCACGCCAACGAGACCGGACCCTATCTGCGTCGCCAACCGGATACGTTGAGCCTCGC
Above is a window of Candidatus Nanopelagicales bacterium DNA encoding:
- a CDS encoding GtrA family protein: MPPIIGQAIRFVTVGLASAAVDFCFLYLLHGVLGLAVAPAAFLAFWSSFFVNFALNRSWSFGAQAFRPGPQVARFVILVIANSLATVAAVAGLVAIGIPYLYAKIVTLAFLACLNFFLLRYWVFRAPTDGPDSPIDAACQASSASVQPSFRPASASSESDPP
- a CDS encoding Rieske (2Fe-2S) protein; this translates as MNQEPAESGSREGFVVDRRALILGAAATGLLAACGQGVSEPSESPDDLTAASDVPERQTGLALTSDVPEGGGLVVPDKWVVITQPTAGDFHAFSAICTHQGCTVSEVTPDKILCPCHGSQYSSTTGEVLRGPAPLPLEPIVIEVKGDRILNSPKRA